One window of the Bos indicus isolate NIAB-ARS_2022 breed Sahiwal x Tharparkar chromosome 15, NIAB-ARS_B.indTharparkar_mat_pri_1.0, whole genome shotgun sequence genome contains the following:
- the APBB1 gene encoding amyloid beta precursor protein binding family B member 1 isoform X1, with translation MSVPSSLSQSAINANSHGGPALSLPLPLHAAHNQLLNAKLQATAVGPKDLRSAMGEGGGPEPGPANAKWLKEGQNQLRRAATAHRDQNRNVTLTLAEEASQEPEMAPLGPKGLMHLYSELELSAHNAANRGPRGPGLIISTQEQGPDEGEEKAAGEAEEDDEEEEEEEEEDLSSPPGLPEPLESTEVPPGPQALADGPREHSKSASLLFGMRNSAASDEDSSWATLSQGSPSYGSPEDTDSFWNPNAFETDSDLPAGWMRVQDTSGTYYWHIPTGTTQWEPPGRASPSQGSSPREESQLTWTGFTHGERFEDGEFWKDEPSEEAPMDLGLKDPEEGMLPFPAQSLSPEPLPQEEEKLPPRNANPGIKCFAVRSLGWVEMTEEELAPGRSSVAVNNCIRQLSYHKNNLHDPMSGGWGEGKDLLLQLEDETLKLVEPHSQALLHTQPIVSIRVWGVGRDSGRDFAYVARDKLTQMLKCHVFRCEAPAKNIATSLHEICSKIMAERRNARCLVNGLSLDHSKLVDVPFQVEFPAPKNELVQKFQVYYLGNVPVAKPVGVDVINGALESVLSSSSREQWTPSHVSVAPATLTILHQQTEAVLGECRVRFLSFLAVGRDVHTFAFIMAAGPASFCCHMFWCEPNAASLSEAVQAACMLRYQKCLDARSQASTSCLPAPPAESVARRVGWTVRRGVQSLWGSLKPKRLGSHTP, from the exons ATGTCTGTTCCATCATCCCTGAGCCAGTCGGCCATTAATGCCAACAGCCACGGAGGCCCCGCATTgagcctgcccctgcccctgcacgCTGCCCACAACCAGCTGCTCAACGCCAAGCTGCAGGCCACGGCCGTGGGACCCAAGGATCTGCGCAGCGCCATGGGCGAGGGTGGTGGGCCCGAGCCAGGCCCTGCCAACGCCAAATGGCTAAAGGAGGGCCAGAACCAACTCCGGCGGGCCGCCACAGCCCACCGTGACCAGAACCGCAATGTGACCTTGACCCTGGCTGAGGAGGCCAGCCAGGAACCCGAGATGGCACCCCTGGGCCCCAAAGGCCTGATGCACCTGTACTCTGAGCTGGAGCTCTCCGCCCACAATGCGGCCAACAGAGGGCCGCGAGGACCTGGCCTGATCATCAGCACCCAAGAGCAGGGCCCGGATGAGGGAGAGGAGAAGGCGGCGGGGGAGGCCGAGGAGGatgatgaggaagaggaggaggaagaggaggaggacttATCTTCTCCCCCAGGGCTGCCGGAGCCCCTGGAGAGCACGGAGGTGCCCCCTgggccccaggccctggcagacGGCCCCCGAGAGCACAGCAAGAGCGCCAGCCTCCTGTTTGGCATGCGGAACAGCGCAGCCAGCGACGAGGACTCGAGCTGGGCCACCTTATCCCAGGGCAGCCCCTCTTATGGCTCCCCGGAGGACACAG ATTCCTTTTGGAACCCCAACGCCTTCGAGACGGATTCCGACCTGCCGGCTGGATGGATGAGGGTCCAGGACACCTCAGGGACCTACTACTGGCACATCCCCACGGGGACCACTCAGTGGGAGCCCCCGGGCCGGGCCTCACCATCACAGGGGAGCAGCCCCCGAGAGGAGTCCCAG CTCACCTGGACCGGCTTCACTCACGGAGAACGCTTTGAGGATGGAGAATTTTGGAAG GACGAGCCCAGTGAGGAGGCCCCAATGGATTTGGGGCTGAAGGACCCCGAGGAGGGGATGTTGCCTTTCCCAGCTCAGAGCCTCAG CCCGGAGCCATTGCCCCAAGAGGAGGAGAAGCTGCCCCCACGGaatgccaacccagggatcaag TGTTTCGCCGTTCGCTCCCTAGGCTGGGTGGAGATGACCGAGGAGGAGCTGGCCCCTGGCCGCAGCAGCGTGGCAGTCAACAATTGCATCCGTCAGCTCTCCTACCACAAAAACAATCTGCACGACCCCATGTCTGGGGGCTGGGGCGAG GGAAAGGACCTGCTGCTGCAGCTGGAGGATGAGACGCTGAAGCTGGTGGAGCCACACAGTCAGGCCCTGCTGCACACCCAGCCCATCGTCAGCATCCGCGTGTGGGGCGTCGGGCGGGACAGCGGAAG GGACTTTGCCTACGTAGCTCGCGATAAGCTGACCCAGATGCTCAAGTGCCACGTGTTTCGCTGTGAGGCACCCGCCAAGAACATCGCCACCAGCCTGCATGAGATCTGCTCTAAG ATCATGGCCGAAAGGCGCAATGCCCGCTGCTTGGTAAACGGACTCTCCCTGGACCACTCTAAACTTGTGGACGTCCCTTTCCAAG TGGAATTCCCAGCACCTAAGAATGAATTGGTGCAAAAGTTCCAAGTCTATTACCTGGGGAATGTGCCTGTTGCTAAACCTGTTG GGGTAGACGTGATAAATGGGGCCCTGGAATCCGTCCTGTCCTCCAGTAGCCGTGAGCAGTGGACCCCAAGTCACGTCAGCGTGGCCCCTGCCACTCTCACCATCTTGCACCAGCAG ACAGAGGCAGTGCTGGGGGAGTGCCGGGTGCGCTTCCTGTCCTTCCTGGCCGTGGGCAGAGATGTCCACACGTTTGCATTCATCATGGCTGCCGGCCCAGCCTCCTTCTGCTGCCACATGTTCTGGTGCGAGCCCAATGCTGCCAGCCTCTCGGAGGCCGTGCAGGCGGCGTGCATG CTCCGCTACCAGAAGTGTCTGGATGCCCGCTCCCAGGCCTCCACCTCCTGCCTCCCGGCGCCCCCAGCCGAGTCTGTTGCCCGGCGTGTGGGGTGGACCGTCCGCCGGGGCGTTCAGTCGCTGTGGGGCTCCCTCAAGCCTAAACGGCTAGGGTCCCACACCCCCTGA
- the APBB1 gene encoding amyloid beta precursor protein binding family B member 1 isoform X2, which yields MRVQDTSGTYYWHIPTGTTQWEPPGRASPSQGSSPREESQLTWTGFTHGERFEDGEFWKDEPSEEAPMDLGLKDPEEGMLPFPAQSLSPEPLPQEEEKLPPRNANPGIKCFAVRSLGWVEMTEEELAPGRSSVAVNNCIRQLSYHKNNLHDPMSGGWGEGKDLLLQLEDETLKLVEPHSQALLHTQPIVSIRVWGVGRDSGRDFAYVARDKLTQMLKCHVFRCEAPAKNIATSLHEICSKIMAERRNARCLVNGLSLDHSKLVDVPFQVEFPAPKNELVQKFQVYYLGNVPVAKPVGVDVINGALESVLSSSSREQWTPSHVSVAPATLTILHQQTEAVLGECRVRFLSFLAVGRDVHTFAFIMAAGPASFCCHMFWCEPNAASLSEAVQAACMLRYQKCLDARSQASTSCLPAPPAESVARRVGWTVRRGVQSLWGSLKPKRLGSHTP from the exons ATGAGGGTCCAGGACACCTCAGGGACCTACTACTGGCACATCCCCACGGGGACCACTCAGTGGGAGCCCCCGGGCCGGGCCTCACCATCACAGGGGAGCAGCCCCCGAGAGGAGTCCCAG CTCACCTGGACCGGCTTCACTCACGGAGAACGCTTTGAGGATGGAGAATTTTGGAAG GACGAGCCCAGTGAGGAGGCCCCAATGGATTTGGGGCTGAAGGACCCCGAGGAGGGGATGTTGCCTTTCCCAGCTCAGAGCCTCAG CCCGGAGCCATTGCCCCAAGAGGAGGAGAAGCTGCCCCCACGGaatgccaacccagggatcaag TGTTTCGCCGTTCGCTCCCTAGGCTGGGTGGAGATGACCGAGGAGGAGCTGGCCCCTGGCCGCAGCAGCGTGGCAGTCAACAATTGCATCCGTCAGCTCTCCTACCACAAAAACAATCTGCACGACCCCATGTCTGGGGGCTGGGGCGAG GGAAAGGACCTGCTGCTGCAGCTGGAGGATGAGACGCTGAAGCTGGTGGAGCCACACAGTCAGGCCCTGCTGCACACCCAGCCCATCGTCAGCATCCGCGTGTGGGGCGTCGGGCGGGACAGCGGAAG GGACTTTGCCTACGTAGCTCGCGATAAGCTGACCCAGATGCTCAAGTGCCACGTGTTTCGCTGTGAGGCACCCGCCAAGAACATCGCCACCAGCCTGCATGAGATCTGCTCTAAG ATCATGGCCGAAAGGCGCAATGCCCGCTGCTTGGTAAACGGACTCTCCCTGGACCACTCTAAACTTGTGGACGTCCCTTTCCAAG TGGAATTCCCAGCACCTAAGAATGAATTGGTGCAAAAGTTCCAAGTCTATTACCTGGGGAATGTGCCTGTTGCTAAACCTGTTG GGGTAGACGTGATAAATGGGGCCCTGGAATCCGTCCTGTCCTCCAGTAGCCGTGAGCAGTGGACCCCAAGTCACGTCAGCGTGGCCCCTGCCACTCTCACCATCTTGCACCAGCAG ACAGAGGCAGTGCTGGGGGAGTGCCGGGTGCGCTTCCTGTCCTTCCTGGCCGTGGGCAGAGATGTCCACACGTTTGCATTCATCATGGCTGCCGGCCCAGCCTCCTTCTGCTGCCACATGTTCTGGTGCGAGCCCAATGCTGCCAGCCTCTCGGAGGCCGTGCAGGCGGCGTGCATG CTCCGCTACCAGAAGTGTCTGGATGCCCGCTCCCAGGCCTCCACCTCCTGCCTCCCGGCGCCCCCAGCCGAGTCTGTTGCCCGGCGTGTGGGGTGGACCGTCCGCCGGGGCGTTCAGTCGCTGTGGGGCTCCCTCAAGCCTAAACGGCTAGGGTCCCACACCCCCTGA